The proteins below are encoded in one region of Buteo buteo chromosome 22, bButBut1.hap1.1, whole genome shotgun sequence:
- the LOC142043373 gene encoding transmembrane 9 superfamily member 2-like: protein MRLLAAGLLLVAPLCAAFYLPGLAPVSFCEEGEESEGCKSLIELFVNRLDSVESVLPYEYDAFDFCQDTEEKRPSENLGQVLFGERIASSPYKFTFKKQETCKKVCTRSYDPGNSADKSKLAFLKKGMQLNYQHHWIIDNMPVTWCYDVEDGQKYCNPGFPIGCFVTPDGRVKDACVINSEFNKKNTFYLFNHVDITIMYHSGKDENWPGARLVMARLRPQSYKHTDENNLSCEGPPMEIPGEFTNKLNLIYTYSVTFEEKNNIKWASRWDYILESMPHTNIQWFSIMNSLVIVLFLSGMVAMIILRTLHKDIARYNQIDSSEDAQEEFGWKLVHGDVFRPPRKGMLLSVFLGQGTQIFIMTFITLFLACLGFLSPANRGALMTCAVVLWVLLGTPAGYVSARMYKTFRGEKWKTNVLLTALLCPGIVFADFFIMNLILWVKGSSAAIPFGTLVAILAMWFGISVPLTFVGAYFGFKEKPIEHPVRTNQIPRQIPEQSFFTKPLPGIVMGGILPFGCIFIQLFFILNSIWSHQMYYMFGFLFLVFIILLITCSEATVLLCYFHLCAEDYHWWWRSFLTSSFTAVYLFIYAVHYFFSKLQITGTASTILYFGYTMIMVLIFFLFTGTIGFFACFWFVSKIYSVVKVD, encoded by the exons ATGAGGCTGCTGGCGGCCGGACTTTTGCTGGTGGCGCCTCTCTGCGCCGCGTTCTACCTGCCCGGCTTGGCGCCTGTCAGCTTCTGTGAGGAGGGCGAGGAGAGCGAGGGCTGCAAG TCATTAATCGAGCTCTTCGTGAACAGACTGGACTCGGTTGAATCAGTTCTGCCATACGAGTATGATGC ttttgactTCTGTCaagatacagaagagaaaagaccATCAGAAAATCTTGGACAAGTGCTGTTTGGGGAGAGAATAGCATCATCTCCATATAAG ttcacttttaaaaagcaagaaacatgCAAGAAGGTTTGTACAAGATCATATGACCCaggaaacagtgctgataaaaGCAAACTGGCTTTTTTGAAGAAAGGAATGCAGTTGAATTACCAGCATCACTG GATTATCGATAACATGCCTGTAACATGGTGCTATGATGTGGAAGATGGACAAAAATACTGTAATCCAGGATTTCCAATAGGATGTTTTGTTACTCCAGATGGTAGAGTTAAAGATGCTTGTGTTATAAAT TCAGAGTTTAACAAGAAGAACACTTTCTACCTCTTCAACCACGTTGACATAACAATCATGTACCATAGTGGGAAGGATGAAAACTGGCCTGGTGCAAGACTGGTGATGGCGAGACTGAGACCCCAAAG CTACAAACATACAGATGAGAACAACTTAAGTTGTGAAGGTCCACCTATGGAGATTCCTGGAGAATTCACCAATAAACTGAATTTGATCTACACTTACTCTGTGACATTTGAA GAAAAGAATAATATTAAGTGGGCTTCCAGATGGGACTATATTTTGGAGTCCATGCCACATACGAACATCCAGTGGTTTAG TATAATGAATTCCCTCGTAATTGTTCTCTTCTTATCTGGCATGGTGGCTATGATCATTCTGAGGACTCTTCATAAAGACATTGCAAGATACAACCAGATTGACTCTTCT GAAGATGCCCAAGAGGAATTTGGCTGGAAGCTGGTTCATGGAGATGTGTTTAGACCTCCAAGGAAGGGAATGTTACTGTCTGTCTTTTTGGGGCAAGGAACGCAAATTTTCATTATGACATTTATTACTTTAT TCCTAGCTTgccttggttttctttctcctgccaaCCGTGGTGCTTTGATGACCTGTGCAGTTGTATTGTGGGTCTTACTGGGAACTCCAGCTGGTTACGTGTCTGCTAGAATGTACAAGA CATTTAGAGGTGAGAAGTGGAAGACAAACGTTTTGCTTACAGCTCTGCTTTGCCCTGG gATTGTCTTTGCTGATTTCTTCATTATGAATCTCATTCTGTGGGTAAAAGGATCCTCAGCTGCCATCCCTTTTGGCACTTTGGTTGCTATCCTAGCTATGTGGTTTGGAATTTCAGTCCCACTAACCTTTGTTGGTGCATATTTTGGCTTCAAAGAGAAG CCTATTGAACATCCAGTTCGTACAAACCAGATTCCTCGCCAAATTCCAGAACAGTCCTTTTTCACAAAACCGTTGCCTGGTATCGTGATGGGTGGTATCTTGCCCTTTGGCTGTATTTTTattcaactttttttcattctgaatagCATTTG gtcGCATCAGATGTACTACATGTTTGGTTTCCTGTTCCTAGTTTTCATAATTCTTCTAATTACATGTTCTGAGGCTACAGTTTTGTTGTGCTACTTTCATCTGTGTGCAGAG GATTATCATTGGTGGTGGCGATCATTCTTGACGAGCAGCTTTACAGCAGTTTATCTCTTTATCTATGCAGTTCATTACTTCTTCTCTAAACTCCAGATAACAGGAACTGCTAGCACCATTTTATACTTTGGTTACACGATGATCAtggtcttgatttttttccttttcacag GGACTATTGGATTTTTTGCCTGCTTCTGGTTTGTAAGTAAGATATACAGTGTTGTGAAAGTGGACTGA